The Rhizobium sp. CCGE531 genomic sequence GCGTCGTCTCCTTCACCGTCTTCGGATTGCGGGTCATCACCTCATCCACGAGCTTCTCGGCAAGGCTGGTGCCGAGATTGCGGGCGATGTCGCCATCGGTGACGATGCCGCAGAGGCAACCGTCGTCGTCGATCACGCCGACACAGCCGAAGCGCATTCGCGAGAGCCTCATCGCCGCTTCCGGCATGCCGGTGCCGAGCTTGACCAGGGGCACACGATCGCCCTTGTGCATGATATCGGCGACGTGCGAGAGGCTGGCGCCCAGCTTGCCGCCCGGATGGAAGGTACGGAAATCCTCAGCTGTAAAGCCCCTCGCCTCCAGCAGCGCCACGGTCAGCGCATCGCCGATGGCAAGCTGGAGCAGCGTCGATGTCGTCGGCGCCAGCCCGTGCGGGCAGGCCTCCTGCTCCTTCGGCAGCAGCAGAACCACGTCCGACTCGCGTGCAAGGGTGGAAGTCTCGCCGGCGGTGATGGCGATCATCGGGATCGAGAAGCGGCGGGAATAGCTGATAATGCCGCGCAACTCGGCGCTCTCGCCGCCCCAGGATATCGCGATGATGACGTCGTCCTGCGTGATCATGCCGAGATCGCCGTGATTGGCTTCGACCGGATGCACGAAGAAAGCCGGGGTCCCCGTGGAGGCCAGACTGGCGGCAAGCTTGTTGCCGATATGGCCGCTCTTGCCGACGCCGGTGATGACGACGCGGCCGCTGATGTCGCCGATGATCTCCACCGCGCGGCTGAAAGGCTCGGCCAGACCGTTGGTCAGAGCGCGTTCCAGCGCCTCCATGCCCCGCCTCTCGGTCTCGATCGTCCGCATGGCGGATTCGATCGCACCGTTCTCGATGAGTCTCACAGCTCTCTTATTCATGAGGGAGGCCTAACGCTTTTCTCCAAATCTGTCCACAAAAGATCGACTTATGGCCCAACGCCGGCCTGCTGTGCCATGTCGACAATATTGCTGATCCGCATCCGTAGGCAGTCCTTTGGCAACCAAGCGTTAACCACGCGGCTTTACACTTGGGTAAGAACTTTAAGACATTTCCAGCAGGGCCAGACATAAACAAAATGAACATCGGCAAGGACAAGGCGGGTCACGGTGCCCTCCGGCTGACGGCGTGGGCGACCTCCGCCGTGCTCGGCTGGGGCATCGCATTCGCCGCGCCGATGTCGGTCAACGCGCAATCGCTCTCGCCCGGCCAGGACCTCGGCGACACCTTACCTGCGTCGGCATCGGCATACCCGGCCGATCCGACGGCAATCTCGTCGGGCGGTACGCAAGCGGCCCCACCGACGAACCGGGCGTCCACGAGCGCGTCGAATAGCGACATGCCGCCGAACATGCGCCTTCGCCTCGACAGCGTCGATCCCACGACCACCGGCTCCACGCTCGATAACGACCTGCGCCGCGTCAACCTGGCGGAACCGACCGTCGACGGACTGAAGGCGCGCCAGCATCCGGATCGCGCGGATGTCCAGGGCATACCGCTCGGCACCTTCACCCTGCGTCCTTCCGTCAACCAGTCGATCAATATCGAGCGGGATCGCACCGGCTCCACCGAGGACAACCGCACCTTCCTGCAGACGGATCTGCGCAGCACCTTGACCTCGGATTGGGACCGGCATGCCCTGACCGTTACCGGCGAAGGCGTCTGGCAAAAGAACCTCAGCGGCAAGAGCGAAGAAAAGCCGACCATCAATCTCAACGCCGACCTGCGGCTCGATCTTCCCGCCGATACCACCGCGCATATCACCGCCGGCTATCAGTTCTACCGCGAGGACACGAGCGACCCGAATGCGATCGCCGGCGCCTCGAAGCAATCGGCCGTCAACCAGTTCACAACCGGGCTTTCGCTGGAACGCGACTTCGGCCTGCTGCGCGGTACGACCGCACTGGCGCTGACGCGCACGGTCTATTCCGATGCCGTGCTTTCCGACGGAACCAAGGTCACGCTCAGCGACCGTGACCAGACGGCCGGCACCTGGCGCGGACGTATCGGCTATGAGCTTTCGCCGGCCATCATTCCCTTCGTGGAAGTCAATCTCGGCCGAGCCTTCTACGATCAGGCGCGCGACAGCAACGGCTATGCCCGCTCGAACCAGAGCTATGGCGGCAAGGGCGGCGTTGAATTCGACCTTGGCGAAAAGTTCAAGGGCGAGCTCGGCTTCGGCTATCAGCACACGCAATTCGACGATTCGCGCCTGGCCTCGGTTGACTCACCGACGATCGACGGCAATCTCGCCTGGTCGCCGCAGCGCGGTACGGATATCAGCGTCGGCCTTTCGACCACGGTCCAGCCCTCCACCACGGCTGGCCTCAGCGGCTATACCGCCTACCAGCTCACGAGCACCGTAAGCCATCAGCTGCGCGACGATCTGACCGCCAAAGTGACGGGCGGAACGATCTGGCGCGACTATCCTTCCAACGGTGGCGCCTCCGACGAAACCGAATACGACACGGCTTTCGGCCTGACCTGGGGGATCAACCGCTACCTCGATCTGACCAGCAATATCGGCTATCAGCTGACCACCAGAAAGGCCGGCGACGATACGCACCAGCTGCAGGCCGGCGTCGGCCTGACGGTGAAGCGTTGATCTAAAGCATCCGTGACGTTTTGTCAGCGCAAACGAAATGAGGCCCGGCATGACCGGGCCTCGATGCTTTGCCTGTGAAGATTACAAGCGCTTATTTCAGGGCTGCGATCAGCGCCTTCAGCTCGTTTTCGATGGTCGGGCGGATGTCCGCGCGCGCCAGTGAGAAAGCGACGTTGGCGAGGATGAAGCCATCCTTTGCGCCACAGTCGAAGGTCTGGCCCTCAAAGTGATAGCCGGCGAAATCCTGCGTCTGCGCGAGCTTCAGCATGCCGTCGGTCAGCTGGATCTCGTTGCCAGCGCCGCGCTCCTGGCTTTCAAGGATACGGAAGATTTCCGGCTGCAGGATGTAACGGCCGTTGATGAAGAAGTTGGACGGAGCCGTACCCTTGGCCGGCTTTTCGACCATCTCGGTGATGCGGAAGCCATTGCCGATCGTCTCACCGACGCCGACGATCCCGTATTTATGGGTCTGGTCAGGCGCACATTCCTCGACGGCGATGACATTGCCGCCGCTATGCTCGTAAAGCTCGATCATGCCCCTCATGCAGCCCTTTTCGGCGCGCATGACCATGTCGGGCAGCAGCAGCGCGAAGGGCTCGTCGCCGACGATCTCGCGGGCACACCAGACGGCGTGGCCGAGGCCGAGCGGTTCCTGCTGGCGCGTGAAGCTCGCCGTACCCGCCTTCGGCAGCAGGCCGTTCAATAGCGACAGTTCGGCATTCTTGTTGCGCTGGCGCAGCGTATGCTCGAGCTCGAACTGGATATCGAAATAATCTTCGATGACGTGCTTGCTGCGGCCCGTCACGAACACGAAATGCTCGATGCCCGCTTCCATCGCCTCGTCGACGACGTATTGGATCACCGGCTTGTCCACGACAGTCAGCATTTCCTTCGGCACCGCCTTGGTCGCCGGCAGGAACCGCGTCCCTAGTCCGGCAACCGGAAATACTGCCTTACGCACCTTCTTATGCTGTCCCACTCATACCTCCTGGGCATTAAATCGCTGGCGCCAAGCCATTCGAAACGTCAGTAGATTAAATTTGCTACTGTTTTGCAAATAATGACTGGCCCTCACTTCCATGGTAAAGAATTTGTTGACTTCGTTCCTTTAGTGTCACGCTCGGGCGAATGCCATTTGCTTCGCCGCACCGAAATCCAACGATTGATGGACACGGCTGTAGATGACTGTAAACCGCAAAAACTCCCTTCGTGGTCTCGCTCTGGCGCTCGCGCTCGGCGCTTTTGCGGGATTCTTCCCCGTTAACGCCAACGCTGACCCTGGGTTCCAGAAATGGATCGCGGGCTTCTACGCCACCGCTGCAAAGAGCGGCATTACACAATCGACCTATCGCGATGCATTTGCCGGCGTGACGGACCCCGACCCCACGGTCCTCGAAAAAGCGCAGTATCAACCGGAGTTCAAGTCCCAGATCTGGGACTACCTCGACTCCCGTGTCAATCCCTATACCGTGGATATTGGCCGGAAGATGGCGGTCAAATATGCATCCACGCTGCGCGTGCTCGAGCAGCGCTTCGGCGTCGACAGAAACATCATGCTGGCGATCTGGTCGATGGAATCGAACTACGGCGCCGTGCTGGCCAAGAACGATCGGCTGCATTATGTGCCCCGCGCGCTTGCGACGCTCGCCTACGCCGATCCCAAGCGGGCCAATTATGCCAAGAAGCAGCTGGTCGCCGCACTGAAGATCCTGCAGAAGGGCGATATCTCGCGCAAGGAGCTGAACGGCTCCTGGGCCGGCGCCATGGGCCATACGCAATTCATCCCGACAAGCTACCTGCTCTATGCCGTGGATGCCGACGGCAGCGGCCATCCAGACATCTGGAACTCCATCCCGGACGCCTTGGCGACCACGGCCAACCTTCTTGCCAAGAACGGCTGGGATGCGGGGCGCACATGGGGCTATGAAGTCGTTGTACCATCGGGCGGCAGCGCCCAGGCAGGCAAGACCCATACCGTCGCACAATGGGCAGCCCTTGGCTTCGTCCGTCCGAACGGCAAGAGCTTCCGCATGACCTCCGACCGCGCCCAGCTGAAGATGCCGGGCGGCTTGGATGGCCCGGGCTTCCTGATGACCGGCAACTTCTTCACCGTCAAGCGCTACAACGCCTCCGACAGCTATGCACTGGCCGTCGGCTTGCTCGCTGACCAGATCGCCGGCTATGGCGGCATGCAGCAATCCTGGCCGCGCCCGAGCGGTGCACTCGACGTCAAGCAGAAATTCGAGCTGCAGACGCGCCTGAAGGAACTCGGCTATTACGACGGCGTCGTCGACGGCAATTTCGGATCGGGCTCCAAGGCTGCGATATCAGCCCTTCAGCAACGCATGGGCATGGATGCGGATGGCGAGCCCTCGATGGGCCTGCTGAAGGCATTGCGCAAGTAGGCCGCATAGAACGAATCCTGGGTCGCTGGACGGGAAAAATGTCCTCATGCGACCGCGGAGCGTGAGCGGAAAAGAAGCTATGATAAAACGACCTGCCCGCGCGACCATGACAACAGTAAGGATTGTCCTCACGGCATTTCTCGCGGCCGTCATCATGGTTGGCTGCCTGTCGAGCGTGGCCGAAGGGCAGGAACGGCCGCGCAGAAACCTGCTCGATATGCTGTTCGGCACCCGCGGACCCGACTATCCCGATCAATCCGCCGACCAGCCGCCACCACGGCGAAAGGCCCAGCCGCGCAAGCGGCCGAGCCCGCCACCCCGCCAGCCGGTCGTGCAGCCGGAAACGCCGCCAGCGACAGAAAAGCTCCCCGATGCCAAGACCATCCTCGTCGTCGGCGACTTCCTGGCGAGCGGCCTGGCAACCGGACTGGAGGAGGCTTTCTCCACCTCCCCCGGCATTGTCGTCCAGTCGCGTGGCAATGTCGCTTCCGGCCTCGTCCGGCAGGACTATTACAACTGGCCCCAGCAATTGCCCGGCATGATCGATCAGTTGAAGCCGGCCATGGTCGTCGTCATGATCGGCGCCAACGACCGCCAGCAGATGATCGGTGACGGGCT encodes the following:
- a CDS encoding KpsF/GutQ family sugar-phosphate isomerase; its protein translation is MNKRAVRLIENGAIESAMRTIETERRGMEALERALTNGLAEPFSRAVEIIGDISGRVVITGVGKSGHIGNKLAASLASTGTPAFFVHPVEANHGDLGMITQDDVIIAISWGGESAELRGIISYSRRFSIPMIAITAGETSTLARESDVVLLLPKEQEACPHGLAPTTSTLLQLAIGDALTVALLEARGFTAEDFRTFHPGGKLGASLSHVADIMHKGDRVPLVKLGTGMPEAAMRLSRMRFGCVGVIDDDGCLCGIVTDGDIARNLGTSLAEKLVDEVMTRNPKTVKETTLATSAMAVLNRHNISALIVVDNERRPIGLVHFHDLLRIGVV
- a CDS encoding outer membrane beta-barrel protein, which translates into the protein MNIGKDKAGHGALRLTAWATSAVLGWGIAFAAPMSVNAQSLSPGQDLGDTLPASASAYPADPTAISSGGTQAAPPTNRASTSASNSDMPPNMRLRLDSVDPTTTGSTLDNDLRRVNLAEPTVDGLKARQHPDRADVQGIPLGTFTLRPSVNQSINIERDRTGSTEDNRTFLQTDLRSTLTSDWDRHALTVTGEGVWQKNLSGKSEEKPTINLNADLRLDLPADTTAHITAGYQFYREDTSDPNAIAGASKQSAVNQFTTGLSLERDFGLLRGTTALALTRTVYSDAVLSDGTKVTLSDRDQTAGTWRGRIGYELSPAIIPFVEVNLGRAFYDQARDSNGYARSNQSYGGKGGVEFDLGEKFKGELGFGYQHTQFDDSRLASVDSPTIDGNLAWSPQRGTDISVGLSTTVQPSTTAGLSGYTAYQLTSTVSHQLRDDLTAKVTGGTIWRDYPSNGGASDETEYDTAFGLTWGINRYLDLTSNIGYQLTTRKAGDDTHQLQAGVGLTVKR
- the galU gene encoding UTP--glucose-1-phosphate uridylyltransferase GalU, whose protein sequence is MGQHKKVRKAVFPVAGLGTRFLPATKAVPKEMLTVVDKPVIQYVVDEAMEAGIEHFVFVTGRSKHVIEDYFDIQFELEHTLRQRNKNAELSLLNGLLPKAGTASFTRQQEPLGLGHAVWCAREIVGDEPFALLLPDMVMRAEKGCMRGMIELYEHSGGNVIAVEECAPDQTHKYGIVGVGETIGNGFRITEMVEKPAKGTAPSNFFINGRYILQPEIFRILESQERGAGNEIQLTDGMLKLAQTQDFAGYHFEGQTFDCGAKDGFILANVAFSLARADIRPTIENELKALIAALK
- a CDS encoding lytic murein transglycosylase; translated protein: MTVNRKNSLRGLALALALGAFAGFFPVNANADPGFQKWIAGFYATAAKSGITQSTYRDAFAGVTDPDPTVLEKAQYQPEFKSQIWDYLDSRVNPYTVDIGRKMAVKYASTLRVLEQRFGVDRNIMLAIWSMESNYGAVLAKNDRLHYVPRALATLAYADPKRANYAKKQLVAALKILQKGDISRKELNGSWAGAMGHTQFIPTSYLLYAVDADGSGHPDIWNSIPDALATTANLLAKNGWDAGRTWGYEVVVPSGGSAQAGKTHTVAQWAALGFVRPNGKSFRMTSDRAQLKMPGGLDGPGFLMTGNFFTVKRYNASDSYALAVGLLADQIAGYGGMQQSWPRPSGALDVKQKFELQTRLKELGYYDGVVDGNFGSGSKAAISALQQRMGMDADGEPSMGLLKALRK